TCATCAGGAGGGCGGCAGTTGTGTCGCCTTCTGCATTCGTCACGGTGACGGATTGACCGCCCGTGCCGCATTGACGCTCCTGCAGTCTTGCGGTGGCGGAAGCGTTGATAGTTAGACCGACAGCCGAGCTATTGATAGCGCGCGGGTGGTTCGCCGCAGCCCTCGCCGACCCCCACGATAGTCTTTACCGGCTGGTCGACGACTGATCAGAACACTACGCAGGCCGGCCATTTCACCTATATGTCAGCAAAGTAACTGGTCCGATTGATTCGCCGATAATCGGCGTCCCGACAGTTATATCGTCGGTCGATTCGACCAGACGCTGCCGCCGAACACCAAGATGCTGGCCGTCGGTTAACTCGGTCTCGACGCATCTCGAGGTTGTCCGGACACTCTCCTGCGCTGCAAACTGCTCATATTTGGATAGCATGTACTATCCAAATAACTATTAGGCGCTCTCTCACGCCAGTTACAGTCGGAGTTACGCGATCTGCTGTGACAACAAATCCAGCTCGCGGCGCAGACGCTCAATCCGTGCCGCCGGCGTGTCGCGCCCTGGGGTAATCACCGGCAAAATCAGGCTACGTACCAGCGTGGAGACCGGGACGTTGCGCGTCTCGGCAAGTGCGCTCAGGGCCGCGTACTCATCATCATTGAGCCGCACCTGCAACGTCTTCGTCCGGCCGTGCCCACGCGTCAGGCTGGTTCCGGGCCGCAGCGGAGCATCTTTTCCGGCCTCGCTGGCCGCACCTTCAGCATCAAGCAGAGCCTTCGTATCGCTCATCATTCCTCCTCAAAATAACGGCGCTGATCGGTCGGGCTCGACAGCCAGGCATTGACCCCGTACTCCACACCCTCGTCCTTTACTACGATCACCGTCAGCACGCCCCCGTGGGTGTGTGACCATCCGATGACCCGGACGCTACGACCGGACCTACTCGCCGGGTCCGGCGCAATGACGAGCCGCTCGGGATCACGTAATGCCTCATTCGCTTCCTGGGGCCGCACCCCGTGTTTTAGAGCGACGTAGCCACCCCGATACGACCAGTCGACGTCCATGAACACCCCCTTAGTGTAGTACACCGCACTACGGTTGACAGTATCGCGCAGATAGCTGGTCTACCCGCCACGCCCCCTTACTACTCACCTCCACGCGCACGATCCGTCTCGCTACCTATTTTGGATAGCGCACACTATCCTCCGATTCGCTACGCTTGGGATCGTGACCGACCAACCCGCGATGACCCTGGCCCAGGCGGTCGATGAGTGGCTGAAAGTAAAGACCGCTGGCCGCGGCCTGAGCCCCCACACCCTGCGTGCGTACCGCGCCGATATCGCCACCTTCGCTGCACACCTGGCTGGCGCCGACCCACGCGACCGCGACGCCGCGCACCTCGTCCATATCCAGGACCTAAGCTCGCACACGGTAACTCGGGCCTTGTCGTCGCTGCAGCGTGCGGGCGCGGCGGACAAGACCCGCGCCCGCATGCACGGCACGCTATCCGGTCTGTTCGGTTACCTCATCCAGCAAGGCATCCTTGCGGCTGATCCCCTCACTGCAGCCGGACTCGAGCGCCCCAAGGTCGGTCGACGGCTGCCCCGCTACATCGACAAGCCCAGCGAGTTCGCGAAAGTCATTGCCGCCGCGGCCGAGTCTGACCCGAACGCCCGCGATCCCTGGCCCGAACGCGAGTTTGCCCTGGCGGCGGTCCTCGCCGGCACCGCGGCCCGCGCCGGTGAAATCTGTGCCCTCACGGTCGGTGATCTCGTCCTCGACGGCGAGGAGCCCTATATCCGGGTTCTCGGCAAAGGTAGCGTCACCCGCGACTGCCCACTCAGCGACGACCTGGTGACCATCCTGCACGCCTATCTCGTCA
This genomic interval from Antricoccus suffuscus contains the following:
- a CDS encoding tyrosine-type recombinase/integrase — encoded protein: MTDQPAMTLAQAVDEWLKVKTAGRGLSPHTLRAYRADIATFAAHLAGADPRDRDAAHLVHIQDLSSHTVTRALSSLQRAGAADKTRARMHGTLSGLFGYLIQQGILAADPLTAAGLERPKVGRRLPRYIDKPSEFAKVIAAAAESDPNARDPWPEREFALAAVLAGTAARAGEICALTVGDLVLDGEEPYIRVLGKGSVTRDCPLSDDLVTILHAYLVTRETRTGKRARKKDPLFLNGRLDPLTTAALDHHVRRWFTRAGVPLPGGAAAHAFRHTVAMQLIGIGESATVVQDLLGHASLSSTQIYTKAAGRHVRAAANALPLHQVVRDLAVE